Proteins encoded in a region of the Leishmania major strain Friedlin complete genome, chromosome 14 genome:
- the 3'TUTASE gene encoding RNA editing 3' terminal uridylyl transferase 1: MSKYSLLFNQAAKDGTDASSSSGGSTSSSAQASTTNASSPGPLDSAVPSPATATPPRRRLIHRRRGCVGAAEASSLSLPEPPQQPHQEGHENVMSDSVHHGSSSGITESGSNVLATPGSGSVTSAAPDIAFKVPSPPVASASPSLEGTAALESDGDVVIDDMIKDQEGNSDGSTGATSAAAAGHVLRSDGDSPLTSGGPDPLPPAASCSSASQHIPPRLFTCDMCLHYVSTSYEALEQHALEQHGDALADYTRLRSVAEKLVPVWGEVLQRKASVVQQWGERIFAVAVQRDAGAEKMAEAHRARAQLELVVQRWHPRAKVFIFGSAVAFGVWDGISDIDFTVVDVEELEAGTWPPSEKNAVRSITELLRRAGFSFINLEPISHARVPIIKHHASLPIRLTDEQRHRLHEEARQSAAAVDLAAAESLPSSSPSSAQETPAEKDHTQLEAELIIARSVRYSFNLPAGPPDSAILEASVRLAVGSAAVQQVWWNRTRDMCCMTFDTTTNAVNASTCPLHFTSAGMRARVQPLHEECRPELYGMDFDLSFRAFGIRNSHLLRRYLLSHPCARPGALVLKDWSKTSGVNNSVNGYLTSYAINIMWIYYLVHRGVIPYVCPTRDIPASLRRNVDADPQYAAMVDPAWTPEERAAMEAQAGELLLGFFYYYAFEFDWANHVVSLNRPGVTTKAALGWDVEDVAQASGSVPHFGVTGWQYQHNLAGAEGQHGDAHGGTAPAASQTRPSVGHDGMLASNASMSARRSRATTRYSFCIEDPYEENLNLGRHMGVTKTLRVHTELYRGLLSLLKDDLQHCCVFAASVNSSGSTGSNAATVSSAAEPATAAAKTSAEPTELPVRVLYKLMAVSTRELAMARRRHSAAVTAGAEFPGVWLSDLEAAFLAQAPTEWKLATQVWNKHQLLHRLGLKLHAREYVLPRREVGVRRLAAKAPPGVVLASTPEPTFNAEEVAAAAAEGERAPSSTEHAPVSSAEVTQMNQAFLGALPVRRLPEDLLLAMTKGYSCLTPSWVAWTKPWAALSAWWTDRLHSPSTTPQSEGPLASGASEQGGVIPSLPPGAPRHISAMPEKSAGAMHQTRTKLRRHVVAETASVSAGRRALRMLFR; the protein is encoded by the coding sequence ATGAGCAAGTACTCTCTGTTGTTCAATCAAGCCGCTAAAGATGGTACCgacgcctccagcagcagtggtggcaGCACTAGCTCATCGGCGCAGGCTAGCACCACGAATGCTAGCAGCCCGGGTCCCTTGGATTCGGCCGTGCCATCTCCGGCCACTGCGActccaccgcggcgccgcctgatccaccgtcgtcgcggctgtgttggcgcagcagaagcgTCATCGTTATCGTTGCCTGAGCCGCCTCAGCAGCCGCATCAGGAGGGGCATGAGAATGTGATGAGCGACTCGGTGCAtcatggcagcagcagcggcataACAGAGAGCGGTTCAAATGTGCTGGCCACACCTGGCAGTGGTTCTGTTACGTCTGCCGCGCCGGACATCGCTTTCAAGGTTCCATCACCGCCCGTGGCAtcagcgtcgccgtcgttggAGGGCACAGCTGCGCTGGAATCGGACGGTGACGTGGTGATAGATGACATGATAAAGGACCAGGAAGGCAACAGCGACGGGAGCACGGGCGCGACtagcgcggcagccgcaggaCACGTTTTGAGGTCTGATGGCGACTCTCCTCTCACCAGCGGTGGCCCTGACCCTCTGCCGCCCGCCGCCTCATGCTCGTCTGCGTCCCAACACATCCCGCCGCGTCTCTTTACGTGTGACATGTGCTTGCACTACGTCTCCACCTCGTACGAGGCCCTCGAGCAGCATGCGCTCGAGCAGCATGGCGACGCGTTGGCCGACTACACCCGTCTGCGCAGTGTCGCAGAAAAGCTGGTGCCAGTGTGGGGTGAAGTTCTGCAGCGGAAGGCGTCTGTCGTCCAGCAATGGGGTGAGAGGATCTTCGCCGTTGCCGTGCAGCGCGATGCGGGGGCGGAGAAGATGGCCGAAGCTCACCGGGCAAGGGCGCAGCTGGAACTAGtcgtgcagcgctggcacCCGCGGGCGAAGGTGTTCATCTttggcagcgccgtcgcatTTGGTGTGTGGGACGGCATCTCTGACATCGACTTTACCGTCGTGGACGTCGAGGAGTTGGAGGCGGGGACGTGGCCGCCCTCAGAGAAGAacgcggtgcgcagcatcacagagctgctgcgccgcgccggctTCTCCTTCATCAACCTGGAGCCGATCAGCCACGCAAGAGTGCCGATCATTAAGCACCACGCTTCGCTGCCGATCCGACTGACCGATGaacagcggcaccgcctgcatGAAGAGGCGCGGCagtccgcggcggcggtcgatttggcggcggcagagtcgctcccgtcgtcgtcgccgtcgagtGCACAAGAGACGCCAGCTGAGAAGGACCACACACAGCTCGAGGCGGAGCTCATCATTGCGCGCAGCGTGCGTTACTCGTTCAACCTGCCGGCTGGGCCGCCCGACAGCGCCATCCTGGAGGCGAGCGTTCGGCTGGCTGTGGGGTCGGCGGCGGTTCAGCAGGTGTGGTGGAACCGCACGCGCGACATGTGCTGCATGACGTTTGACACGACAACGAACGCCGTCAACGCCTCAACGTGCCCGCTGCACTTTACGTCGGCTGGCATGCGAGCACgggtgcagccgctgcacgaggagTGCCGGCCTGAGCTGTACGGTATGGATTTTGACCTCAGCTTCCGCGCATTCGGCATCCGCAACTcgcacctgctgcggcgctaCCTGCTCAGCCACCCATGCGCGCGACCCGGTGCTCTGGTACTGAAGGACTGGTCCAAGACGAGCGGCGTCAACAACTCGGTCAACGGATATCTGACAAGCTATGCCATCAACATAATGTGGATCTACTACCTCGTGCATCGCGGCGTCATTCCATACGTGTGCCCGACGCGCGACATcccggcgtcgctgcggcgcaacGTTGACGCCGACCCACAGTACGCGGCCATGGTGGACCCGGCGTGGACGCCGGAGGAGCGTGCCGCCATGGAGGCGCAGGCAGGTGAGTTGCTGCTCGGCTTCTTCTACTATTACGCTTTCGAGTTTGACTGGGCCAACCACGTCGTCTCGCTGAACCGTCCAGGTGTGACGACGAAGGCCGCGCTTGGCTGGGACGTGGAGGACGTGGCGCAGGCGAGCGGGTCTGTGCCGCACTTTGGCGTCACTGGCTGGCAGTATCAGCACAACCTCGCCGGTGCGGAGGGGCAACACGGCGATGCGCACGGCGGGACCGCTCCGGCTGCCTCTCAGACAAGGCCATCAGTAGGGCACGACGGGATGCTTGCCAGCAACGCGAGCATGTCAgcccgccgcagccgcgcgaCGACACGCTACTCCTTCTGCATTGAAGATCCGTACGAGGAAAACCTCAACCTTGGGCGGCACATGGGCGTCACCAAGACGCTGCGCGTCCATACAGAGCTCTACCGCGgcctgctgtcgctgctcaAAGATGATCTGCAGCACTGCTGTGTGTTCGCGGCTAGCGTGAACTCgtccggcagcaccggcagcaacGCTGCCACGGTTAGTAGTGCTGCTGAGCctgcaacagcggcagccaaGACCTCTGCTGAACCCACGGagctgccggtgcgcgtgctgtATAAGCTTATGGCAGTCTCGACCCGCGAGCTCGCCATGGCGCGCAGGCGGCATTCTGCCGCTGTCACTGCCGGTGCTGAATTCCCCGGTGTTTGGCTCAGCGACCTCGAGGCCGCCTTTttggcgcaggcgccgacCGAATGGAAGCTGGCGACACAGGTGTGGAACAAGCATCAGCTACTGCACCGACTCGGGCTGAAGCTGCACGCCAGAGAGTACGTGCTGCCTCGGCGGGAGGTCGGCGTGCGGCGCTTGGCCGCTAAGGCACCACCGGGGGTGGTGCTGGCCAGCACACCGGAGCCGACGTTCAATGCCGAGGaggtcgccgccgctgccgcggagggTGAGCGAGCACCGTCTTCAACTGAGCACGCCCCGGTCTCCAGTGCAGAGGTGACACAGATGAATCAGGCGTTTCTCGGCGCCTTACCCGTACGCCGCCTACCAGAGGACCTGCTGCTGGCCATGACGAAGGGGTATTCTTGCCTGACCCCCAGCTGGGTCGCATGGACGAAGCCGTGGGCGGCATTGTCAGCGTGGTGGACCGACCGCCTACACAGCCCAAGCACAACGCCGCAGAGTGAGGGCCCACTTGCATCCGGCGCATCCGAACAGGGGGGTGTCATCCCTTCTCTACCTCCCGGTGCACCGCGACACATCTCTGCGATGCCAGAGAAATCGGCAGGGGCGATGCACCAGACGCGAACAAAACTGCGGCGACACGTAGTGGCTGAGACAGCAAGTGTGTCAGCTGGCCGTCGAGCGCTGCGCATGCTGTTTCGCTga